One Stenotrophomonas sp. SAU14A_NAIMI4_5 DNA segment encodes these proteins:
- a CDS encoding quinone-dependent dihydroorotate dehydrogenase, whose translation MYSLARPFLFSLDAERAHGLGLSALDLAYRTGTTPLLAARIAPMPSTVFGLTFPNPVGLAAGLDKNGEHIDALFALGFGFVEIGTITPRPQDGNPKPRLFRLPMHQAIINRMGFNNAGVDALVRNVERARNRRGLLGINIGKNKDTPNEQAVDDYIACLDKVYPLADYITVNISSPNTAGLRELQEETALRQLVSQLRDRQEALAAQHGRRVPMLVKVAPDLSERDIDAAARVLGELQVDGVIATNTTIDRSGIAGDPLASEAGGLSGAPVLDQSTLVLRRLRARLPESVPLVGVGGILSGADAVAKMAAGAALVQCYSGLIYRGPSLVAECVEAIRRRREAPSRGAVAPL comes from the coding sequence ATGTATTCGCTTGCCCGCCCCTTCCTGTTCTCGCTCGACGCCGAGCGCGCCCACGGCCTCGGTCTGTCCGCACTGGACCTGGCCTACCGCACCGGCACCACGCCGCTGCTGGCCGCACGCATCGCGCCGATGCCGAGCACGGTGTTCGGGCTGACCTTCCCCAATCCGGTCGGCCTGGCCGCCGGCCTGGACAAGAACGGCGAGCACATCGATGCCTTGTTCGCGTTGGGCTTCGGCTTCGTCGAGATCGGCACCATCACCCCGCGCCCGCAGGATGGCAACCCGAAGCCGCGGCTGTTCCGGCTCCCGATGCACCAGGCCATCATCAACCGCATGGGCTTCAACAATGCCGGTGTCGATGCGCTGGTGCGCAACGTCGAGCGCGCGCGCAACCGCCGCGGCCTGCTCGGCATCAACATCGGCAAGAACAAGGACACCCCCAACGAGCAGGCGGTCGATGACTACATCGCCTGCCTGGACAAGGTGTATCCGCTGGCCGACTACATCACCGTCAACATCTCCTCGCCCAACACCGCGGGCCTGCGCGAGCTGCAGGAAGAGACCGCGCTGCGCCAGCTGGTCAGCCAGCTGCGCGACCGCCAGGAAGCCCTGGCCGCGCAGCACGGCCGCCGTGTGCCGATGCTGGTGAAGGTGGCGCCTGACCTGAGCGAGCGCGACATCGACGCCGCCGCCCGCGTGCTGGGCGAACTGCAGGTGGACGGCGTGATCGCCACCAACACCACCATCGATCGCAGCGGCATCGCCGGCGATCCGCTGGCCAGCGAGGCCGGTGGCCTGTCCGGTGCGCCGGTGCTGGACCAGTCGACCCTGGTGCTGCGTCGCCTGCGCGCACGCCTGCCCGAATCGGTGCCCCTGGTCGGCGTGGGTGGCATCCTTTCCGGTGCCGACGCGGTGGCCAAGATGGCCGCCGGCGCCGCCCTGGTGCAGTGCTACAGCGGCCTGATCTACCGAGGCCCGTCGCTGGTGGCCGAGTGCGTGGAGGCGATCCGTCGCCGCCGCGAAGCGCCCAGCCGTGGCGCGGTGGCGCCGCTGTGA
- a CDS encoding DUF4190 domain-containing protein: protein MSVAPRQTSGLAVLSLVLGIASWTVLPFVASIVAIITGHMARSEIRRRPAELEGDGLALTGLILGWLNVIMLGLGLLVLVLFFGGLAWLATLSN, encoded by the coding sequence ATGAGCGTGGCACCCCGACAGACAAGCGGCCTGGCCGTCCTCAGCCTGGTGCTGGGCATCGCCAGCTGGACCGTGCTGCCCTTCGTGGCCAGCATCGTGGCCATCATCACCGGGCACATGGCCCGCAGCGAGATCCGCCGCCGTCCCGCCGAGCTGGAAGGCGATGGACTGGCCCTGACCGGCCTCATCCTGGGCTGGTTGAACGTGATCATGCTGGGCCTGGGCCTGCTGGTCCTCGTCCTGTTCTTCGGCGGTCTGGCCTGGCTGGCCACGCTGTCGAACTGA
- a CDS encoding low molecular weight protein-tyrosine-phosphatase — MFKNILVVCVGNICRSPSAEVMLREAVQGKGITVSSAGLGALVNHGVDATAQALLVEHGLDGSGHRARQIDRSILGASDLVLVMERKHVHRIIEIAPEASGKTFLLGKWQSDREIPDPYRQQRAAFEHVYTLMDEGVKGWVRYL, encoded by the coding sequence GTGTTCAAGAATATTCTGGTTGTATGTGTCGGCAACATCTGCCGTAGTCCGTCGGCTGAAGTGATGCTGCGTGAAGCAGTGCAGGGCAAGGGCATCACGGTGTCCTCGGCCGGCCTGGGGGCCCTGGTCAACCATGGTGTCGACGCCACCGCACAGGCGCTGTTGGTCGAGCATGGCCTGGATGGCAGCGGCCATCGTGCGCGGCAGATCGACCGCAGCATCCTGGGGGCTTCGGATCTGGTGCTGGTGATGGAGCGCAAGCACGTCCATCGCATCATCGAGATCGCGCCGGAGGCATCGGGAAAGACCTTCCTGCTGGGCAAGTGGCAGTCCGATCGCGAGATTCCCGATCCCTATCGCCAGCAGCGTGCTGCGTTCGAGCACGTCTACACGCTGATGGATGAGGGCGTTAAAGGCTGGGTGCGCTACCTCTGA
- a CDS encoding class I SAM-dependent methyltransferase, with translation MSASDSTERFSSRVADYVRYRPDYPAALMDWLHGPMAVPTAALVADIGAGTGISSRQFLAAGHPLVAVEPNAAMRAAAEQWLAPQFPLFRAVDGRAEATGLADASVDLVSAAQAFHWFDTVAVRAEWQRILHPGGLALIYWNSRLLDASPFLVGYEQLLLDYGTDYTAVAERYQDDATMQAWFGPGLRGMIELPNVQHLDFDALRGRLLSSSYAPQPGHPRHAPMLAALQDLFNAHAVDGQVAFEYRTRAFLGTLD, from the coding sequence ATGAGCGCGTCGGACAGCACTGAACGCTTCAGCAGCCGGGTCGCCGATTACGTGCGCTACCGCCCGGACTATCCCGCTGCCCTGATGGACTGGCTGCATGGGCCGATGGCCGTGCCCACCGCGGCGCTCGTCGCCGACATCGGAGCCGGCACCGGCATTTCCAGCCGCCAGTTCCTGGCCGCCGGCCATCCGCTGGTGGCGGTGGAGCCGAATGCGGCCATGCGCGCGGCGGCCGAGCAGTGGCTGGCACCGCAGTTTCCGCTGTTCCGCGCCGTCGATGGCCGCGCCGAGGCGACCGGGCTGGCCGATGCCAGCGTCGATCTGGTCAGCGCCGCGCAGGCCTTCCACTGGTTCGACACCGTGGCGGTGCGTGCCGAATGGCAGCGCATCCTGCACCCGGGCGGACTGGCCCTGATCTACTGGAATTCGCGCCTGCTCGATGCCAGCCCGTTCCTGGTCGGCTACGAGCAGCTGCTGCTGGACTACGGCACCGATTACACCGCGGTGGCCGAGCGCTACCAGGACGACGCCACCATGCAGGCCTGGTTCGGCCCCGGCCTGCGCGGCATGATCGAGCTGCCCAACGTGCAGCACCTGGACTTCGACGCCCTGCGCGGGCGCCTGCTGTCTTCTTCCTACGCACCGCAGCCCGGGCACCCGCGCCATGCGCCGATGCTGGCGGCGTTGCAGGACCTGTTCAACGCCCATGCGGTGGATGGACAGGTCGCCTTTGAATATCGAACCCGAGCCTTCCTCGGCACGCTGGACTGA
- a CDS encoding YjbF family lipoprotein: MARMDAASQRPAHRALAALLPAVVATLLFTGCTTGSRSTAETFRLITYRPAQATTEGVASNRFPQIQVDTPDIVAVAVLGYIDGGRQQWFAGSHAVFELDRHGLLLGGSGLGQQWHARIDGASPFDDLRTVTTPVTVQRRYDWVPAYQVDVAVTGTLSKGALEQVDILGTRRTLQRFDEQLQGGGMHGRNVYWADPATGFIWKSRQHLAPGRIAELTQLKPYRPAKD; this comes from the coding sequence ATGGCCCGCATGGACGCGGCCAGCCAGCGGCCGGCACACCGCGCGCTTGCCGCGCTGCTTCCCGCCGTCGTCGCCACCCTGCTGTTCACCGGCTGCACCACTGGCAGCCGGTCCACGGCCGAGACCTTCCGGCTGATCACCTATCGCCCGGCACAGGCCACCACCGAGGGCGTGGCCAGCAACCGCTTCCCGCAGATACAGGTGGACACGCCCGACATCGTCGCCGTGGCCGTGCTGGGCTACATCGACGGAGGTCGCCAACAATGGTTTGCCGGTTCCCACGCGGTGTTCGAGCTGGACCGCCACGGCCTGCTGCTGGGCGGCAGCGGCCTTGGCCAGCAGTGGCACGCGCGGATCGACGGTGCATCGCCGTTCGATGACCTGCGCACGGTGACCACACCGGTGACCGTACAACGCCGCTATGACTGGGTTCCCGCCTACCAGGTCGACGTGGCCGTGACCGGCACCCTGAGCAAGGGTGCACTGGAACAGGTGGACATCCTCGGCACGCGCCGCACCCTCCAGCGTTTTGACGAACAACTGCAGGGCGGCGGCATGCACGGCCGCAATGTCTACTGGGCCGATCCGGCCACCGGCTTCATCTGGAAGAGCCGCCAGCATCTGGCGCCCGGCCGTATTGCTGAGCTCACCCAGCTCAAACCCTATCGCCCGGCCAAGGACTGA
- a CDS encoding capsule biosynthesis GfcC family protein, giving the protein MTFRLSCAAVIAALLAASVAHATPVRIEGAAETTGTRELPANARLADALLLARPRADAYLLGASFERPQALESQVRLRAGLQYGAGQLADSSDPQLSALAQTLQAWLDAHPATGRITITSSARLIQVQPANNPVLAAGDTLRFPQQPRTITVMGAVGQACVLPHIPQRDARDYLRDCRPSALADRNDIFVIQPDGRVQQLGVALWNRADPQAIAAGGTLFVPLRASLLKRLDPLFNSDFAAFIATQPVSP; this is encoded by the coding sequence ATGACGTTTCGACTTTCCTGCGCGGCCGTCATCGCCGCGCTGCTTGCAGCCAGCGTCGCCCACGCGACCCCGGTGCGCATCGAAGGCGCGGCCGAGACGACCGGCACGCGCGAGCTGCCGGCCAATGCGCGCCTCGCCGACGCCCTGCTGCTGGCCCGCCCACGCGCTGACGCCTACCTGCTGGGCGCCAGCTTCGAGCGACCGCAGGCCCTGGAGAGCCAGGTGCGCCTTCGCGCCGGCCTGCAGTATGGCGCAGGCCAGCTGGCAGACTCCAGCGACCCGCAGCTTTCGGCGTTGGCGCAGACGCTGCAGGCATGGCTCGATGCACATCCGGCCACTGGGCGCATCACGATCACCAGCTCCGCGCGACTGATCCAGGTTCAGCCGGCAAACAACCCGGTGCTCGCCGCCGGCGATACGCTGCGCTTCCCGCAGCAGCCGCGCACGATCACCGTCATGGGCGCGGTCGGGCAAGCCTGCGTACTGCCCCACATCCCGCAGCGCGATGCACGCGACTACCTGCGCGACTGCCGTCCCAGCGCCCTCGCCGACCGCAACGACATCTTCGTGATCCAGCCCGACGGCCGGGTCCAGCAGCTGGGGGTCGCCTTGTGGAACCGCGCCGATCCCCAGGCCATTGCCGCCGGCGGCACGCTGTTCGTCCCTCTGCGCGCCTCGCTCCTCAAGCGCCTCGATCCGCTGTTCAACAGCGACTTCGCCGCGTTCATCGCCACCCAGCCAGTCAGCCCGTGA
- a CDS encoding aldehyde dehydrogenase family protein: MSSELLKSLGLDAINAGTYLGNGEWSSATGGELITPVNPTTGEPIAQVRATTEAEYETVITRAQEAYKTWRTTPAPRRGEAVRLCGEALRKHKDALGSLVALEMGKSKPEGDGEVQEMIDIADFAVGQSRMLYGYTMHSERPGHRMYEQYHPLGLVGIISAFNFPVAVWSWNAFLAAICGDICIWKPSNKTPLTAIASMRICNDALREAGFPDIFFLVNDAGTALSEKMVDDRRVPLISFTGSTQVGRTVNEKVARRLGRCLLELGGNNAIILDETADLKLAVPGIVFGAVGTAGQRCTTTRRLIVHRSIYADVLATLVKAYKQVEGKIGDPTDAANLMGPLNSDGAVQQFLDAIAQAKAAGGTIETGGTRIDRAGNFVLPAIVSGLKNSDAVVQHETFAPILYVMPYDSLDEAIDMQNGVPQGLSSSIFTQNLKTAEKFLSAAGSDCGIANINIGTSGAEIGGAFGGEKDTGGGRESGSDAWKVYMRRQTNTINYSDSLPLAQGIKFDL; the protein is encoded by the coding sequence ATGTCTTCCGAGCTGCTCAAGTCCCTTGGTCTGGACGCGATCAACGCTGGCACCTACCTGGGCAACGGGGAATGGTCGAGCGCCACCGGCGGTGAGCTGATCACCCCGGTCAACCCGACCACCGGCGAGCCGATCGCGCAGGTCCGCGCCACCACCGAGGCCGAGTACGAAACCGTCATTACCCGTGCCCAGGAAGCCTACAAGACCTGGCGCACCACCCCGGCCCCGCGCCGCGGCGAAGCCGTGCGCCTGTGCGGCGAAGCGCTGCGCAAGCACAAGGACGCCCTGGGTTCGCTGGTCGCACTGGAAATGGGCAAGAGCAAGCCCGAAGGCGACGGCGAAGTGCAGGAGATGATCGACATCGCCGATTTCGCCGTGGGCCAGAGCCGCATGCTGTACGGCTACACCATGCATTCGGAGCGCCCCGGCCACCGCATGTACGAGCAGTACCATCCGCTGGGCCTGGTCGGCATCATCTCGGCCTTCAACTTCCCGGTCGCGGTGTGGAGCTGGAATGCCTTCCTGGCCGCCATCTGCGGTGACATCTGCATCTGGAAGCCGTCCAACAAGACCCCGCTGACCGCCATCGCCTCCATGCGCATCTGCAACGACGCGCTGCGCGAAGCCGGTTTCCCGGACATCTTCTTCCTGGTCAACGACGCCGGCACCGCCCTGTCGGAAAAGATGGTCGACGACCGCCGCGTACCGCTGATCAGCTTCACCGGCTCGACCCAGGTCGGCCGCACGGTCAACGAGAAGGTCGCCCGTCGCCTGGGCCGCTGCCTGCTGGAGCTGGGTGGCAACAACGCCATCATCCTCGACGAGACCGCCGACCTGAAGCTGGCCGTGCCGGGCATCGTGTTCGGTGCGGTCGGTACCGCCGGCCAGCGCTGCACCACCACCCGCCGCCTGATCGTGCACCGCTCGATCTACGCCGACGTGCTGGCCACCCTGGTCAAGGCCTACAAGCAGGTGGAAGGCAAGATCGGTGACCCGACCGATGCCGCCAACCTGATGGGCCCGCTGAACAGCGACGGTGCCGTGCAGCAGTTCCTCGATGCCATCGCCCAGGCCAAGGCCGCTGGCGGCACCATCGAAACCGGCGGCACCCGCATCGATCGTGCAGGCAACTTCGTGCTGCCGGCCATTGTCTCGGGCCTGAAGAACAGCGACGCCGTGGTCCAGCACGAAACCTTCGCGCCGATCCTGTACGTCATGCCGTACGACAGCCTCGATGAAGCCATCGACATGCAGAACGGCGTGCCGCAGGGCCTGTCGTCCTCGATCTTCACCCAGAACCTGAAGACCGCCGAGAAGTTCCTGTCGGCGGCCGGCAGCGACTGCGGCATCGCCAACATCAACATCGGTACGTCCGGTGCGGAGATCGGCGGCGCGTTCGGTGGCGAGAAGGACACCGGCGGTGGTCGTGAGTCGGGTTCGGATGCGTGGAAGGTCTACATGCGCCGCCAGACCAACACCATCAACTACTCGGATTCGCTGCCGCTGGCCCAGGGCATCAAGTTCGACCTGTAA
- a CDS encoding undecaprenyl-phosphate glucose phosphotransferase has protein sequence MNVSLLLSFVTEFGHNQSVFNLPATKCRRFLGRQALFGISPDLRNCHRSCLVLHGSVEELASHPTRSRRRVEARAALELALRLGDLFVVPVSAILSHMVFYGSAAPDPSQRVVFGAVLLSAMVCFMIGPVYRAWRGRGLVVDLWVLLLAWSCSFGLFSFYAVLVDMAGAVPTRWLLTWYVSGLIGMVGVRVLLRVQLHRLRARGLDRERVLLVGLRSSGLKLHRLLRGKPELGKEVVGYFSAKGDLAVRRGGDTPRCLGVLADLPRYMDKHRGEFDQLWVSMTPGDAGDMKAMLKQIERFPVPVRLIPDTTGWGTLNPGVHQVGNVPMIGVRQGLADHNFRLAKRVEDILVAGLAVIMLAPVFAVLAIGVKLSSPGPVLFRQRRHGLGGKEFSMLKFRSMRVHAEGSSDKITQATRNDPRVTRFGAFLRRSSLDELPQFFNVLGGSMSVVGPRPHAVQHNNHYERLIDRYMHRHYVKPGITGWAQVHGLRGETPELRSMKKRVQYDIDYIRRWSPTLDVRIIVMTAFKVLGQKSAY, from the coding sequence ATGAACGTCAGCTTGCTGCTATCTTTTGTGACGGAGTTCGGACACAATCAATCGGTATTCAATCTTCCCGCAACAAAATGCAGGCGCTTCCTGGGGAGGCAGGCGCTGTTTGGGATCTCGCCGGATCTGCGGAACTGTCATAGGAGTTGTCTCGTGCTACATGGATCCGTAGAAGAGCTTGCCAGCCACCCCACTCGATCACGTCGACGTGTCGAGGCGCGTGCCGCCCTCGAACTGGCGCTGCGCCTCGGGGATCTGTTCGTAGTCCCGGTGTCCGCCATTCTTTCCCACATGGTGTTCTATGGTTCGGCCGCGCCGGACCCGTCGCAGCGGGTGGTGTTTGGCGCCGTGCTGCTGAGCGCGATGGTCTGCTTCATGATCGGGCCGGTGTACCGGGCCTGGCGTGGACGCGGCCTCGTGGTGGATCTGTGGGTGCTGCTGCTGGCATGGTCCTGCAGTTTCGGGTTGTTCTCCTTCTATGCGGTCCTGGTCGACATGGCCGGGGCCGTTCCCACGCGCTGGCTGCTGACCTGGTATGTGTCAGGCCTGATCGGCATGGTGGGCGTGCGCGTATTGTTGCGGGTGCAACTGCACCGCCTGCGCGCGCGCGGCCTGGATCGCGAGCGCGTGCTGCTGGTCGGCCTGCGCTCGTCGGGGCTGAAGCTGCACCGCCTGCTGCGCGGCAAGCCTGAGCTGGGCAAGGAAGTGGTCGGCTACTTCTCCGCCAAGGGCGATCTGGCAGTCCGTCGTGGCGGTGATACACCCCGTTGCCTGGGAGTGCTGGCTGACCTGCCGCGCTACATGGACAAGCATCGTGGCGAATTCGATCAGCTGTGGGTGTCGATGACCCCGGGCGACGCCGGTGACATGAAGGCGATGCTGAAGCAGATCGAGCGCTTCCCGGTGCCGGTCCGGCTGATCCCGGACACCACGGGCTGGGGCACCCTGAATCCGGGCGTGCACCAGGTCGGCAACGTGCCGATGATCGGTGTGCGCCAAGGCCTGGCGGATCACAATTTCCGGCTGGCCAAGCGCGTGGAAGACATCCTGGTGGCGGGTCTGGCGGTGATCATGCTGGCGCCGGTGTTCGCGGTGCTGGCCATCGGGGTCAAGCTGAGCTCGCCTGGCCCGGTGCTGTTCCGCCAGCGCCGCCATGGCCTGGGCGGCAAGGAGTTCTCGATGCTGAAGTTCCGCTCCATGCGGGTTCATGCGGAAGGTTCTTCGGACAAGATCACCCAGGCCACCCGCAACGATCCGCGCGTGACCCGCTTCGGCGCCTTCCTGCGCCGCAGCAGCCTGGACGAGCTGCCGCAGTTCTTCAACGTGCTGGGCGGCAGCATGTCGGTGGTCGGGCCGCGGCCGCATGCCGTGCAGCACAACAACCACTACGAGCGCCTGATCGACCGCTACATGCACCGCCACTACGTGAAGCCGGGTATCACCGGTTGGGCACAGGTGCATGGGCTGCGGGGCGAGACCCCCGAGCTGCGTTCGATGAAAAAGCGCGTGCAGTACGACATCGACTACATCCGCCGCTGGAGCCCGACGCTGGATGTGCGCATCATTGTGATGACGGCATTCAAGGTGTTGGGCCAGAAGTCGGCATACTAG
- a CDS encoding YjbH domain-containing protein, which yields MTKPCTRARLARPARFALSALALSLSCALHAQEAPPPTANEWGGIGLLQTPTARMADDGDLSFTASHNTNYSRYNLTLQPMSWLEASFRYINVTNLRYGQPNVSGSQNYKDKSIDFKVRIWRESRWLPDVAFGVRDMGGTGFFASEYLVANKSFGPFDASLGVATGYIGNRGDFSNPLGIIDDRFKDRRPIANSDITNAGRFGVSNMFKGPVGIFGGVSYQTPLDSLIVKVEYDGNDYKHEPRGFNVAQRTPINVGLLYVPSRNVELTAAWERGNTAMFSLTLRGNPGNSPAAPKPFDPSPQRLLPATAVTEQRAAVASSDASGAGAAPATSTDWAAVTAELQRNAGFRVERISRRGDELYIDGYQTRYLHAAKGLGRATRILANATGDDYDWFTLRTTRVGMPIADLSINREAFAGYLDGTVSEDVLRRSTELQAPDARARETLYKPKRSPFGGGFNVGYRQNLGGPDGFILYQVAANYSGSLFLRDNIWLTGTVSADVTNNYHKFKYNAPSRLPRVRTDIRQYLTTSDVMLPNLQANIAGRLAPDLYGIAYAGYLEWMYAGVGGELLYRPSGERWAVGANLNRVQQRDYDQHFGLRDYRITTGHATFFYAFDARERIIGSLSVGQYLAGDKGATLDLARVFDNGVTMGAYATKTNVSARDFGEGSFDKGIYFSIPLDGFLPRSTRGRAAFNWNPLIRDGGAMLGRKYGLYGMTGDRDERFFYDNLRTVGD from the coding sequence ATGACCAAGCCCTGCACGCGTGCGCGCTTGGCGCGCCCCGCCCGTTTCGCGCTGAGCGCGCTCGCCCTGTCACTGTCCTGCGCACTGCATGCCCAGGAAGCGCCTCCGCCCACCGCCAACGAGTGGGGTGGCATCGGCCTGCTGCAGACGCCGACCGCGCGGATGGCCGACGATGGCGACCTGAGCTTCACCGCGTCCCACAACACCAACTACAGTCGATACAACCTTACGTTGCAGCCAATGTCATGGTTGGAAGCATCGTTCCGCTACATCAACGTCACCAACTTGCGTTACGGGCAACCCAACGTCAGCGGCAGCCAGAACTACAAGGACAAGTCGATCGACTTCAAGGTCCGCATCTGGCGGGAATCACGCTGGCTTCCCGATGTGGCGTTCGGTGTCCGCGACATGGGTGGCACCGGGTTCTTTGCCAGTGAGTATCTTGTCGCAAACAAGAGCTTCGGGCCCTTCGACGCCTCTCTGGGCGTGGCTACCGGCTACATCGGCAATCGAGGCGACTTCAGTAATCCACTAGGAATCATCGATGACCGGTTCAAGGATCGTCGACCAATCGCGAACAGTGACATCACGAACGCAGGACGATTTGGGGTCAGCAACATGTTCAAGGGACCCGTCGGCATCTTCGGCGGCGTTTCCTATCAGACGCCACTGGACTCACTGATTGTCAAGGTTGAATACGACGGCAACGATTACAAGCATGAGCCTCGCGGATTCAACGTGGCCCAGCGCACCCCCATCAATGTGGGCCTGCTTTACGTTCCGTCCCGGAACGTTGAGCTGACGGCTGCCTGGGAGCGCGGCAACACAGCGATGTTCTCGCTCACCCTGCGCGGCAACCCGGGCAACTCACCTGCGGCGCCGAAGCCGTTCGACCCGTCACCGCAGCGACTGCTGCCCGCAACCGCCGTCACCGAGCAACGCGCAGCCGTCGCCAGCAGCGATGCCTCCGGTGCCGGCGCCGCACCCGCCACCAGCACCGACTGGGCAGCAGTCACTGCCGAACTGCAGCGTAATGCCGGCTTCCGTGTCGAGCGCATCTCCCGCCGCGGTGACGAGCTGTACATCGATGGTTACCAGACCCGCTACCTGCACGCCGCCAAAGGCCTGGGGCGCGCCACGCGCATCCTTGCCAATGCGACCGGCGATGACTACGACTGGTTCACCCTGCGCACCACCCGCGTGGGCATGCCGATCGCCGACCTGTCGATCAACCGCGAAGCGTTCGCCGGCTACCTGGACGGCACCGTCAGCGAAGACGTCCTGCGCCGGAGCACGGAACTGCAGGCGCCCGACGCGCGTGCGCGGGAGACGCTGTACAAGCCCAAGCGCTCACCGTTCGGTGGCGGCTTCAACGTCGGCTACCGGCAGAACCTCGGCGGTCCCGACGGATTCATCCTCTACCAGGTGGCCGCCAACTATTCGGGCAGCCTGTTCCTGCGTGACAACATCTGGCTGACCGGCACCGTCAGTGCCGACGTCACCAACAACTACCACAAGTTCAAGTACAACGCCCCCAGCCGCCTGCCGCGCGTGCGCACGGACATCCGCCAGTACCTGACCACCTCCGACGTCATGCTGCCTAACCTGCAGGCCAACATCGCCGGGCGACTGGCACCGGACCTGTATGGCATTGCCTATGCGGGCTACCTCGAGTGGATGTATGCCGGCGTCGGCGGCGAGCTGCTGTACCGCCCCAGCGGCGAACGCTGGGCGGTCGGCGCGAACCTCAACCGGGTACAGCAGCGCGACTACGACCAGCACTTCGGCCTGCGCGATTACCGCATCACCACCGGCCACGCCACGTTCTTCTACGCGTTTGACGCCCGTGAGCGCATCATCGGCTCGCTTTCGGTTGGCCAATACCTCGCAGGCGACAAGGGCGCGACACTGGACCTGGCCCGCGTGTTCGACAACGGCGTGACCATGGGTGCCTATGCAACCAAGACCAATGTCTCGGCGCGCGACTTCGGTGAAGGTAGCTTCGACAAGGGCATCTACTTCAGCATTCCGCTCGATGGCTTCCTGCCGCGCTCCACCCGTGGTCGTGCCGCGTTCAACTGGAATCCGCTGATCCGCGACGGCGGTGCGATGCTCGGGCGCAAATACGGCCTGTACGGCATGACCGGCGACCGCGACGAGCGCTTCTTCTACGACAACCTGCGTACTGTCGGCGATTGA
- a CDS encoding SDR family oxidoreductase produces the protein MAEVSAIAAGQSPSGDLTLDFSGRRVLIAGGSKGIGRELALAFAGAGARVSVCARGLPGLQALQADAEAQGTPVHVVAADLAEVEQIGGWLQAAADALGGIDVLVNNATGYGMADDEDGWAASLQIDLMAAVRASRLALPWLRASDDACILNLSSIAAQQPRPGGAPYAAAKAALSHYTSSQALALAADRIRVNAIAPGSIEFADGLWDRRRVEDPALYQATLARIPFGRFGHPREIADAALFLCSPLARWITGHVLNVDGGQVLMG, from the coding sequence ATGGCAGAGGTTTCGGCCATTGCTGCGGGTCAGAGCCCCTCCGGGGATCTGACCCTCGACTTCAGCGGCCGCCGCGTACTCATCGCCGGCGGCAGCAAGGGCATCGGCCGTGAACTGGCGCTGGCATTCGCCGGCGCCGGGGCACGGGTCTCGGTCTGCGCCCGCGGCCTGCCCGGGCTGCAGGCACTGCAGGCCGACGCCGAGGCACAGGGCACGCCTGTGCATGTTGTCGCGGCCGATCTGGCCGAGGTCGAGCAGATCGGTGGCTGGCTGCAGGCCGCCGCCGATGCGCTCGGCGGCATCGACGTGCTGGTCAACAACGCCACCGGCTACGGCATGGCCGACGACGAGGACGGCTGGGCGGCCAGCCTGCAGATCGACCTGATGGCGGCCGTGCGTGCCTCCCGCCTGGCCCTGCCCTGGCTGCGGGCCTCCGATGACGCCTGCATCCTCAACCTGTCCTCGATCGCCGCGCAGCAGCCCCGTCCCGGTGGCGCGCCGTATGCGGCGGCCAAGGCCGCACTCTCGCACTACACCAGCTCGCAGGCGCTGGCGTTGGCGGCGGACCGCATCCGGGTCAATGCCATCGCGCCGGGCTCGATCGAGTTTGCCGATGGCCTGTGGGACCGACGCCGCGTGGAGGATCCCGCGCTGTACCAAGCCACCCTGGCGCGGATCCCGTTCGGCCGCTTCGGCCACCCGCGCGAGATCGCCGACGCCGCGCTGTTCCTGTGCTCGCCGCTGGCGCGCTGGATCACCGGCCACGTGCTCAACGTGGATGGTGGCCAGGTGTTGATGGGCTGA